One window of Leptotrichia sp. oral taxon 498 genomic DNA carries:
- a CDS encoding endonuclease codes for MLTNTNITWGFVLLSPFIIPILILLTFWFFVSKRKFNFLIAFTILSLLFVRYLRFPYDTVNRNSELEVSRNFLIKRTLSSDSEHEVYKLVDKTKPEDLILYLNGLAKINNTWVGYIEETDSYEGKYGVKPETYFWINGNKIEYNLDEKTLEKRLGLKEIKLQDAEHFVDKFGSKKEILYQYQLDKTGDLDENISLNSELSKKLETKYKKDRAFYMMFWSVMLLMEIIYLFIKNRKNHEK; via the coding sequence ATGCTTACAAATACAAATATAACTTGGGGATTTGTCTTGTTATCCCCTTTTATAATTCCAATATTAATTTTATTAACTTTCTGGTTTTTTGTTTCAAAACGAAAATTTAATTTTCTTATTGCATTTACAATTTTGTCATTATTATTTGTTAGGTATCTTCGTTTTCCCTATGACACAGTTAACCGTAACAGTGAACTCGAAGTATCACGAAATTTTTTGATAAAAAGAACTTTGAGTTCGGATTCAGAGCATGAAGTTTATAAACTTGTTGATAAGACGAAGCCTGAAGATTTGATTTTGTATTTAAATGGATTAGCTAAAATTAATAATACTTGGGTTGGTTATATCGAGGAAACAGATTCTTACGAAGGAAAATATGGTGTCAAACCAGAAACATATTTTTGGATTAACGGTAATAAGATTGAATATAACTTAGATGAAAAAACTTTAGAAAAAAGATTAGGTTTAAAAGAAATAAAATTACAGGATGCAGAGCACTTTGTTGATAAATTTGGAAGTAAAAAAGAAATTCTGTATCAATATCAATTAGATAAAACAGGAGATTTAGATGAAAATATTTCTTTAAATTCAGAATTAAGCAAGAAATTGGAAACAAAGTATAAAAAAGACAGAGCATTCTATATGATGTTTTGGAGTGTAATGTTGCTTATGGAAATTATTTATCTGTTTATAAAAAATAGAAAAAATCACGAAAAATAG
- a CDS encoding FAD-dependent oxidoreductase, whose amino-acid sequence MSIKKDWAAKVVKREKVANKTYELTVSKPEGFKYEVGQYVNFKFPEPYFETEDNMMRPLSIASHPEEDVLKFVVRESESDFKKMYKEIKTGDPVSLFGPLGNFIPVEIPKDQNIALLISGIGIAPVLPFFKKLKDKKHEGKIKLFYSNRTPDIVTYDKELENYPLGDNYEYIKVLTGVQKRIDGDFIEAHVGDLNDYVYYIVGTKEFIKSMRVALKDKGVDNKKVKIDNFG is encoded by the coding sequence ATGAGTATAAAAAAAGATTGGGCGGCAAAAGTCGTGAAAAGAGAAAAAGTTGCAAATAAAACTTATGAGCTGACTGTTTCAAAACCTGAAGGATTTAAATATGAAGTGGGGCAATATGTTAATTTTAAATTTCCGGAACCATATTTTGAAACTGAAGACAATATGATGAGACCACTGTCTATTGCTTCACATCCTGAAGAAGATGTACTAAAATTCGTAGTTCGTGAAAGTGAAAGCGATTTTAAAAAGATGTATAAAGAAATTAAAACGGGAGATCCTGTTTCACTTTTTGGACCACTTGGAAACTTTATTCCAGTAGAAATTCCTAAAGATCAAAATATAGCTCTTTTAATTTCAGGAATTGGAATTGCGCCAGTATTGCCATTTTTCAAAAAATTAAAAGATAAAAAACATGAAGGAAAAATTAAATTATTTTACAGCAATCGTACGCCTGATATTGTAACTTATGACAAAGAATTGGAAAATTATCCACTTGGCGATAATTACGAATATATAAAAGTTTTGACAGGAGTTCAAAAAAGAATTGATGGAGATTTTATTGAAGCTCATGTTGGAGATCTAAATGACTATGTTTATTATATCGTAGGAACTAAAGAATTTATTAAATCAATGAGAGTGGCATTAAAAGATAAAGGTGTTGACAATAAAAAAGTAAAAATTGATAATTTTGGATAA
- a CDS encoding SDR family NAD(P)-dependent oxidoreductase, with the protein MKTKYTVITGASSGIGKAVALKFAERNKNLVLIARRKNLLEDLKSEILKKNPNLDIIVIDFDLTDVGKIPELYSKLKNYHIETLINNAGFGMYGDVREQPLNKILDMLHLNVEALTLLSSLYVQDYHNEEGSQLINISSTGGYTIVPNVIVYCATKFYVNAFTEGLALELKQNNAQLKAKVLAPAATKTDFGNVATDKTDFDYDKSYPNYHTSEEMADFLIQLYESDKTVGYINRETFEFDLSDGFFQNAFSSKNNMKF; encoded by the coding sequence ATGAAAACAAAATATACTGTTATAACAGGAGCAAGTTCGGGAATAGGAAAGGCTGTGGCTCTAAAATTTGCAGAAAGAAATAAAAATCTTGTTCTAATTGCACGAAGAAAGAATTTACTAGAAGACTTAAAAAGCGAAATTTTGAAGAAAAATCCTAATTTGGACATTATTGTAATAGATTTTGACTTAACTGATGTCGGTAAAATCCCTGAACTATATTCAAAATTAAAAAATTATCACATTGAAACTTTAATAAACAATGCAGGTTTTGGAATGTATGGCGATGTAAGAGAGCAGCCTTTAAATAAAATTTTAGATATGCTTCATCTCAATGTAGAGGCATTAACTTTGCTATCTTCTTTATACGTCCAAGATTACCACAACGAAGAAGGCTCTCAATTAATCAATATCTCCTCAACAGGAGGTTACACAATCGTTCCAAACGTAATTGTCTACTGTGCCACAAAATTTTACGTAAATGCCTTCACAGAAGGACTCGCACTAGAATTAAAGCAAAACAACGCACAATTAAAAGCAAAAGTCCTAGCACCCGCCGCAACCAAAACTGACTTTGGAAATGTCGCAACTGATAAGACTGATTTTGATTATGATAAATCTTATCCAAACTATCATACATCCGAAGAAATGGCAGATTTTCTCATTCAACTTTACGAAAGCGACAAAACTGTCGGCTACATCAATCGTGAAACTTTTGAATTTGACTTGTCCGATGGATTTTTTCAAAATGCATTTAGTTCTAAAAATAATATGAAATTTTAA
- a CDS encoding GNAT family N-acetyltransferase: protein MRRLEEKKVNFRFATAEDASKILEIYKYYIENTTITFEYDVPTFVEFKERIKNTLLEYPYIVCEYKNEILGYAYAHKVWMRAAYQWDAELSVYIDKDYTGNGLGKKLYKILIEILKLQNVVNVYGCVTYPNEKSDKLHESFGFKKVGIFENSGYKFGKWIGVTWFHKAILEYEKKPRKLKKISQIDKEKIKMIFFNK, encoded by the coding sequence ATGAGAAGATTGGAAGAAAAAAAAGTAAATTTCCGATTTGCGACAGCTGAAGATGCCAGTAAAATTTTAGAAATTTACAAATATTATATAGAAAATACAACTATAACTTTTGAATACGACGTACCAACATTTGTGGAATTTAAAGAGAGAATAAAAAATACTCTGCTTGAATATCCATACATTGTCTGTGAATATAAAAATGAAATACTAGGTTATGCCTATGCTCACAAAGTTTGGATGAGAGCTGCATATCAGTGGGATGCGGAGCTTTCTGTTTACATAGATAAAGATTACACAGGAAATGGATTAGGAAAAAAATTATATAAAATATTAATCGAAATTTTAAAATTGCAAAATGTCGTAAATGTGTATGGCTGCGTAACTTATCCAAATGAAAAAAGTGATAAATTACATGAAAGTTTTGGCTTTAAAAAAGTTGGAATTTTTGAAAATTCAGGCTATAAATTTGGAAAGTGGATAGGCGTAACCTGGTTTCATAAAGCAATTTTAGAGTATGAAAAAAAACCACGAAAATTAAAAAAAATATCACAAATTGACAAAGAAAAAATAAAAATGATTTTTTTTAACAAATAA
- a CDS encoding alpha/beta hydrolase, protein MAIPAIKQVKDSSIKLEQKWDKTFPGSNKVEHTKVMFKNRYGITLVGDLYVPKNIGNQKLSAIAISGPFGAVKEQSSGLYAQTLAERGFVTLAFDGSYTGESGGQPRNVPSPEINTEDFSAAVDFLGTQSFIDRDKIGILGICGWGGFALNAGISDTRIKAVATSTMYDMTRVSAKGYNDSVDAEGRYNLKKEMNEARWKAVENNYSDVVPPVNLRQDQITKDTPKFVADYSDYYTTKRGFHPRSVNSNPNGGWTTTGMLPLINMPILQYASEMRTPTLIVHGENAHSRYFSEDAYKALGNKNKELYIVKGAVHTDLYDGGGKNLIPFDKFESFFKNNLK, encoded by the coding sequence ATGGCAATACCTGCAATTAAACAAGTGAAAGATTCGAGTATAAAATTAGAACAAAAATGGGATAAAACTTTCCCGGGAAGTAATAAAGTTGAGCATACTAAAGTTATGTTTAAAAATCGTTATGGAATAACTCTGGTTGGGGATTTGTATGTTCCAAAAAATATTGGAAATCAAAAACTATCTGCAATAGCAATTTCAGGTCCATTTGGAGCAGTTAAAGAGCAATCATCAGGACTATATGCACAAACACTAGCAGAAAGAGGATTTGTAACATTAGCGTTTGATGGTTCATATACAGGAGAAAGTGGAGGACAGCCAAGAAATGTTCCATCACCTGAAATTAATACTGAAGACTTTAGTGCGGCAGTTGATTTTTTAGGAACACAATCATTTATTGACAGAGATAAAATTGGAATTTTAGGAATTTGTGGATGGGGAGGATTTGCTTTAAATGCAGGAATTTCAGATACTCGTATTAAAGCAGTTGCAACTTCGACAATGTACGATATGACAAGAGTTTCTGCAAAAGGTTACAACGATTCAGTTGATGCAGAAGGAAGATATAATCTGAAAAAAGAAATGAATGAAGCTAGATGGAAAGCCGTTGAAAATAATTATTCTGATGTAGTACCACCTGTTAATTTAAGACAAGATCAAATAACAAAAGATACACCAAAATTTGTTGCTGATTACTCAGATTATTACACAACAAAAAGAGGATTCCACCCTCGTTCAGTAAATTCAAATCCAAATGGTGGTTGGACAACAACTGGAATGTTACCATTAATTAATATGCCAATTTTACAATATGCTTCTGAAATGAGAACGCCTACTTTAATAGTTCACGGAGAAAATGCTCACTCAAGATACTTTTCAGAAGATGCTTATAAAGCATTAGGAAATAAAAATAAAGAATTATACATTGTAAAAGGTGCAGTGCATACAGATTTATATGATGGTGGTGGAAAAAATCTAATTCCATTTGATAAATTTGAAAGTTTTTTTAAAAATAATTTGAAATAA
- a CDS encoding MerR family transcriptional regulator, producing the protein MQIKEFSEKTGLTPYTIRFYEKKELFRVKRDEKNRRIYDETDIEWIKMLKRLKDMGMKLSEIKKYSDLRYEGNGTIKERMKILTNHKKYVNIEIEKWQKYLQNLDDKLEIYENYLKSISEK; encoded by the coding sequence ATGCAAATAAAGGAATTTTCAGAAAAAACAGGCTTAACTCCATATACAATAAGGTTTTATGAAAAAAAGGAGCTGTTTCGTGTAAAAAGAGATGAAAAAAATAGAAGAATATACGATGAAACTGATATTGAATGGATAAAAATGTTAAAAAGATTAAAAGATATGGGAATGAAATTGAGTGAAATTAAGAAATATTCAGATTTACGGTATGAAGGGAACGGAACGATAAAAGAAAGAATGAAAATTTTGACAAATCATAAAAAATATGTAAATATAGAAATTGAAAAGTGGCAAAAATATTTACAAAATCTTGATGATAAACTTGAGATTTATGAAAATTATTTAAAAAGTATTTCTGAAAAATAA
- a CDS encoding phosphoglycerate kinase yields MAKKTLKDLDVKGKKVLVRVDFNVPIKDGVVGNDNRITAALPTLNYILDNGGAVIAFSHLGKVKTEEDKVSKTLAPVAKVLAEKLGKPVKFVPVTRGPELEKAVAELKPGEILMFENTRFEDLDGKKESKNDPELGKYWASLGDLFVNDAFGTAHRAHASNVGIASNIKESAVGFLIEKEIKFIGGAVDNPERPLVAILGGAKVSDKIGVIDNLLEKADKVIIGGGMMFTFLKALGKNTGSSLLEADKVDLAKSLIEKAKAKGVELLLPVDAVVAQEFSNDVPFKTVSVDEIEDGWMGLDIGEKSVELFKKALESAKTVVWNGPMGVFEMSNFAKGTIGVCKAIAELKDAKTIIGGGDSAAAAIQLGFADKFSHISTGGGASLEYLEGKVLPGVAAISEK; encoded by the coding sequence ATGGCTAAGAAAACTTTAAAAGATTTAGACGTAAAAGGAAAAAAAGTATTAGTAAGAGTTGATTTTAACGTACCTATAAAAGACGGAGTTGTTGGTAACGATAATAGAATTACAGCTGCATTACCTACATTAAACTATATTTTAGATAATGGTGGAGCAGTTATTGCTTTTTCTCACTTGGGAAAAGTTAAAACTGAAGAAGATAAAGTTTCAAAAACATTGGCACCTGTTGCTAAAGTATTGGCGGAAAAATTAGGAAAACCAGTTAAATTCGTACCTGTAACAAGAGGGCCTGAATTGGAAAAAGCGGTTGCAGAATTGAAACCTGGAGAAATTTTAATGTTTGAAAACACTAGATTTGAAGATTTGGATGGTAAAAAAGAATCTAAGAATGATCCTGAATTAGGAAAATACTGGGCATCACTTGGAGATTTATTCGTAAATGATGCATTCGGAACTGCTCACAGAGCTCACGCTTCAAATGTAGGAATTGCATCAAATATCAAAGAATCAGCAGTTGGATTCTTAATTGAAAAAGAAATTAAATTTATTGGAGGAGCTGTTGATAATCCTGAAAGACCATTAGTAGCTATTTTAGGTGGAGCAAAAGTTTCTGATAAAATTGGAGTTATTGATAACTTGTTAGAAAAAGCCGATAAAGTAATTATCGGTGGTGGAATGATGTTTACTTTCTTAAAAGCTTTGGGAAAAAATACAGGTTCTTCATTATTGGAAGCTGATAAAGTAGATTTAGCTAAATCATTGATTGAAAAAGCTAAAGCAAAAGGTGTTGAATTATTGTTGCCAGTAGATGCTGTTGTAGCTCAAGAATTTAGCAATGATGTACCATTTAAAACAGTTTCAGTGGATGAAATTGAAGATGGATGGATGGGATTAGATATAGGTGAAAAATCTGTAGAATTATTCAAAAAAGCTTTAGAAAGTGCTAAAACAGTAGTATGGAATGGACCTATGGGAGTATTTGAAATGTCTAATTTTGCTAAAGGAACAATTGGTGTTTGTAAAGCAATCGCTGAATTGAAAGATGCTAAAACAATTATTGGTGGAGGAGATTCTGCGGCAGCAGCAATTCAGTTGGGATTTGCTGACAAATTCTCTCATATTTCAACAGGTGGTGGAGCTTCATTGGAATACTTAGAAGGAAAAGTATTACCAGGTGTAGCGGCTATTTCAGAAAAATAA
- a CDS encoding RNA-guided endonuclease TnpB family protein: MKYNLAFKYRIYPNKEQELLINKTFGCVRFVYNTILYAANKFYEETGKNKIITPASLKSENQFLKEVDSLALSNAQLNVKRSFTNFFQKRAKFPRFKSKKNNVKSYTTNCVNNSIRIEETKYLVLPKLKKVKLKYHREIPKDYKIKSVTLTNSNGNYYVSILTEFEKEIQKNPSNDKVIGLDFSMSELFVSSENQRADYPRYFRMLEKKLKKLQKSLSRKVKFSKNWYKQKAKISKLHEYIKNCRRDFLHKLSKKLSEAYNAVVVEDLNMKGMSQALNFGKSVGDNGWGMFLRMLEYKLIFLGKEFLKIDKWFPSSKTCSRCGNIKEELKLSERSYKCKCCGIEIDRDYNAALNVRNIGKAMLKY, translated from the coding sequence ATGAAATATAATTTAGCATTCAAATACAGAATTTATCCAAATAAGGAGCAAGAATTATTGATAAACAAGACTTTTGGATGTGTTCGTTTTGTTTACAATACGATTTTGTATGCTGCAAATAAATTTTATGAAGAAACGGGAAAAAATAAAATAATTACACCTGCCAGTTTAAAAAGTGAAAATCAATTTCTAAAAGAAGTAGACAGTCTAGCACTTTCAAATGCTCAATTGAATGTAAAACGATCGTTTACGAATTTTTTTCAGAAAAGAGCGAAGTTTCCAAGGTTCAAATCTAAAAAGAATAATGTTAAAAGTTACACGACAAATTGTGTGAATAATTCAATACGAATTGAGGAAACAAAATATTTGGTTTTGCCAAAATTGAAAAAAGTTAAATTAAAATATCATAGAGAAATACCGAAGGATTACAAGATAAAGTCAGTAACATTGACAAACAGTAATGGAAATTACTATGTTTCCATCTTGACAGAATTTGAAAAAGAAATTCAAAAAAATCCAAGTAATGATAAAGTGATTGGACTTGATTTTTCAATGTCTGAATTATTTGTCAGCTCTGAAAACCAAAGAGCTGATTATCCAAGATATTTTAGGATGTTGGAGAAAAAATTGAAGAAATTACAGAAATCATTATCGAGAAAAGTAAAATTTTCTAAAAATTGGTATAAGCAAAAAGCGAAAATATCAAAATTGCATGAATATATTAAAAATTGTCGAAGAGATTTTCTACATAAATTATCAAAAAAATTGTCTGAAGCGTATAATGCTGTGGTTGTTGAGGATTTGAATATGAAAGGGATGAGTCAGGCATTAAATTTTGGGAAAAGTGTAGGAGATAATGGATGGGGAATGTTTTTGAGAATGCTTGAGTATAAGCTGATATTTTTAGGGAAAGAATTTTTGAAGATAGATAAGTGGTTTCCATCGTCGAAAACTTGTAGTAGATGTGGAAATATTAAAGAGGAGCTGAAATTATCAGAAAGAAGTTATAAATGTAAGTGCTGTGGGATTGAAATTGATAGAGATTACAATGCGGCATTGAATGTAAGAAACATTGGAAAAGCGATGTTGAAATATTAA
- a CDS encoding glutamyl-tRNA amidotransferase, with protein sequence MIIQKTKLVEFFSDFNGFKVVMKNLNYDFIKNLNNRESTIKTEIKKRKILEVQIQKIMEFFETNDELTRLKLEKLLNVKESRARDLLRYLVKNDILQKIGATRNIRYIKTVGKKSSNENH encoded by the coding sequence ATGATTATACAGAAAACAAAATTAGTTGAATTTTTTTCAGATTTTAATGGATTTAAAGTGGTAATGAAAAACTTAAATTATGATTTTATAAAAAATTTAAATAATAGGGAATCCACAATTAAAACTGAAATCAAAAAAAGAAAGATTTTAGAGGTGCAAATTCAAAAAATAATGGAGTTTTTTGAAACTAATGATGAACTTACACGATTGAAATTAGAAAAACTTTTGAATGTAAAAGAAAGCCGTGCTAGAGATTTGTTAAGATATTTGGTGAAAAATGATATATTACAAAAAATAGGAGCAACTAGAAATATCAGATATATAAAAACCGTCGGAAAAAAATCAAGCAACGAAAATCACTAA
- a CDS encoding acyltransferase family protein: MPVLQGKEIVAPHFWYIYMILGLYFITPWLQKVLKFAKKETFIILILWFLCSILNPHLIKFDLPRIPFSHFPITEFIGYYILGYYIKVDRNKIKKVPFSIIIIIYLIGFFISAISTKYVLLKTGNRISDFFDKNSLGTFFMTVSFFTFFIKLDFKNRNEAVKIVSNSTYFAFLVHLLVLKIVVKFSDEMIFKSFTTVIISILLGIIYEIFVRKFFLKIKL; the protein is encoded by the coding sequence ATGCCAGTATTACAAGGAAAAGAAATTGTAGCTCCACATTTTTGGTATATTTATATGATTTTGGGTCTTTACTTTATCACACCTTGGCTTCAAAAAGTTCTGAAATTTGCTAAAAAAGAAACTTTTATAATATTAATTTTATGGTTTTTATGTAGCATTTTAAATCCACATTTGATAAAATTTGATCTTCCAAGAATTCCATTTTCACATTTTCCAATAACAGAATTTATAGGCTACTATATTTTGGGTTATTACATAAAAGTCGATAGAAATAAAATAAAAAAAGTACCTTTTTCTATAATAATTATAATTTATTTAATCGGATTTTTTATAAGTGCAATTTCCACAAAATATGTTTTATTAAAAACAGGAAACAGAATCAGCGACTTTTTTGATAAAAATTCACTTGGAACATTTTTTATGACAGTTTCATTTTTTACTTTTTTTATAAAACTTGATTTTAAAAATAGAAATGAAGCAGTTAAAATTGTCTCAAATTCAACATATTTTGCATTTTTAGTACATTTATTAGTTTTAAAAATTGTTGTGAAATTTAGTGATGAAATGATTTTTAAATCTTTTACTACAGTGATTATCAGTATTTTACTTGGAATAATTTATGAAATATTTGTAAGAAAATTTTTTTTAAAAATAAAATTATAA
- a CDS encoding LysR family transcriptional regulator, with the protein MELRVLKYFLVVATERNISNAAKILYVSQPALSKQLKNLEEELGVTLFKRGNRNITLTEDGVYFLTKAKEILALVDTTVANLTQEDIVGGEINIGAGESAQMGHIFKIINDMMIDYPNIKTNVTSGNADEMLLKLDNGTLDFAITFGFVDKSKYEHLSLPWCDKWGLLVRKDNFLAKKDYILSKDLENIPLIISKQTNVDNFLAGWIGKSIENFNKKTARSRRLSTSGR; encoded by the coding sequence ATGGAATTAAGAGTTTTAAAATATTTTTTAGTTGTGGCAACAGAAAGAAATATTTCTAATGCGGCTAAAATTCTTTATGTTTCACAGCCAGCACTTTCAAAGCAATTAAAAAATTTGGAAGAAGAATTGGGTGTTACACTTTTTAAAAGAGGGAATCGGAATATTACTTTAACAGAAGATGGTGTTTATTTTTTAACAAAAGCAAAAGAAATTTTAGCATTAGTTGATACGACAGTTGCCAACTTGACACAAGAAGATATTGTTGGAGGAGAGATAAATATTGGTGCAGGAGAAAGTGCTCAAATGGGACATATTTTTAAGATTATTAATGATATGATGATTGATTATCCAAATATAAAAACAAATGTTACTAGTGGAAATGCAGACGAAATGCTTTTAAAACTGGATAATGGAACTTTAGATTTTGCAATTACATTTGGGTTTGTGGATAAAAGTAAATATGAGCATTTGAGTTTGCCCTGGTGTGATAAATGGGGGTTACTTGTGAGAAAGGATAATTTTCTTGCAAAAAAAGACTATATTTTGTCCAAAGATTTAGAAAATATTCCTTTAATTATTTCAAAACAAACAAATGTGGATAATTTTTTAGCTGGCTGGATAGGAAAAAGTATAGAAAATTTTAACAAAAAGACAGCAAGAAGTCGTAGGCTTTCTACAAGTGGGAGATGA
- a CDS encoding dicarboxylate/amino acid:cation symporter, whose product MKKFGLTTRIMIGLALGVVFGLILSPFSQNPFVKDVVIDSILAFFGGMFINLMKVMIVPLVSISLAMGAASIGDVKKLRRIGTKVLGFYFATTAIAVAIGLFVAKITNVGKGMIHGNLPKGEYEIAQQSKLIDVLLDMIPKNIVNAMSEEKMLAIIIFFLLLGVAITALGDKVKNLKTLLEEANELVLKMVELIMQVAPLGVFALISKVVASTGIDVLVKLIGFVVVTLIAFVIHTGVYQIMLVGMAKMNPIKFFKNFLNVVSVAFSTSSSNATIPVNIETLSEKFGVSEEISSFTIPLGATVNMDGTAIMQGVAAVFIANLYSIHLGPTQYIGIILTAVLASVGTAGVPGAGMLMLSLVLKQAGLPLEGIGVVIGVDRILDMFRTVVNITGDAVCTIVVAKSKNEIREVNDKNFSD is encoded by the coding sequence ATGAAAAAATTTGGTTTGACAACCAGAATTATGATTGGACTGGCACTTGGGGTTGTATTTGGGTTAATTTTGAGTCCTTTTTCACAAAATCCATTTGTGAAAGATGTTGTTATTGATTCGATTCTTGCGTTTTTTGGAGGAATGTTTATCAATCTTATGAAAGTTATGATTGTACCGCTTGTTTCTATTTCTCTTGCGATGGGAGCAGCTTCCATTGGAGATGTAAAGAAACTTAGAAGAATTGGGACAAAAGTTTTAGGATTTTATTTTGCAACTACTGCGATTGCCGTAGCCATTGGATTATTTGTAGCAAAAATTACTAATGTTGGAAAAGGAATGATTCACGGAAATCTTCCAAAAGGAGAATATGAAATTGCTCAGCAGAGCAAACTTATTGACGTGTTGCTTGATATGATTCCAAAAAATATCGTAAATGCGATGTCAGAGGAAAAAATGCTTGCTATAATAATATTCTTTTTGCTTTTAGGAGTTGCAATTACAGCTTTGGGAGATAAAGTTAAAAATTTAAAGACTTTACTTGAAGAAGCAAATGAACTTGTATTAAAAATGGTAGAACTTATAATGCAAGTTGCTCCACTTGGAGTTTTTGCACTGATTTCAAAAGTAGTTGCTTCAACAGGAATAGATGTGCTTGTTAAATTAATAGGATTTGTTGTCGTGACATTAATAGCTTTTGTAATTCACACAGGAGTTTATCAAATAATGCTTGTAGGTATGGCAAAAATGAATCCAATTAAGTTTTTCAAAAACTTTTTAAACGTTGTTTCAGTGGCATTTTCTACATCCAGCAGTAATGCGACAATTCCAGTAAATATTGAAACACTATCAGAAAAATTCGGTGTTTCAGAAGAAATTAGCTCATTTACAATACCACTGGGAGCGACAGTAAATATGGATGGAACTGCGATTATGCAAGGAGTTGCGGCAGTATTTATCGCAAACCTTTATAGTATCCATTTGGGACCAACACAATACATTGGAATTATTTTAACAGCGGTATTAGCTTCAGTCGGTACGGCAGGAGTTCCAGGAGCTGGAATGCTTATGTTGTCACTTGTGTTAAAACAAGCTGGACTGCCGCTTGAAGGAATTGGAGTTGTAATTGGTGTTGACAGAATTCTTGATATGTTCAGAACAGTTGTAAATATTACAGGAGACGCTGTCTGTACAATTGTTGTGGCAAAGAGTAAAAATGAAATTAGAGAAGTAAATGATAAAAATTTCTCTGATTAA
- a CDS encoding acyltransferase family protein produces MAIDIIRILAFIFIVLLHTVNIQYGINIWILLYGVISIGVNLFIMISGYLLLDKSEKMSVFFKKRIRGYFHFSYFSI; encoded by the coding sequence ATGGCTATTGATATTATTAGAATTCTAGCTTTTATTTTTATTGTATTGCTTCATACAGTAAATATTCAATACGGGATAAATATATGGATTTTGTTATATGGCGTAATTTCTATAGGGGTTAATTTGTTTATAATGATTAGTGGGTATTTGCTTCTAGATAAATCAGAAAAAATGTCAGTTTTTTTTAAAAAAAGAATTAGGGGGTATTTCCACTTTTCATATTTTTCAATATAG
- a CDS encoding winged helix-turn-helix transcriptional regulator, with protein sequence MKDLKKYKIKNIEKNNRICGINYTQKIFAGKWKITIIWFLKNEARRYSEIKKFLSNISQGSLTKQLRELEEDGIVGRKVYPEVPPRVEYFLTEKGKKLIPVLDTMEEFGNFYVEEYIKNKSI encoded by the coding sequence ATGAAAGATTTAAAAAAATACAAAATAAAGAATATTGAAAAGAATAATAGAATATGTGGAATAAATTATACTCAAAAAATTTTTGCAGGAAAATGGAAAATAACAATTATCTGGTTTTTAAAAAATGAAGCCAGAAGATATAGTGAAATCAAAAAGTTTTTATCGAATATTTCTCAAGGTTCACTTACTAAACAGTTAAGGGAACTTGAAGAAGACGGTATCGTGGGAAGAAAAGTTTATCCTGAAGTTCCTCCTAGAGTTGAATATTTTTTGACAGAGAAAGGAAAAAAATTGATTCCTGTCCTCGATACAATGGAAGAATTTGGTAACTTTTATGTTGAGGAATACATAAAAAATAAAAGTATATAG